A window of Blastomonas sp. SL216 contains these coding sequences:
- a CDS encoding alginate export family protein, whose protein sequence is MRAFAILTAITTAISAAPALAQPVQPPSSENRKPDDGDSLTLSGSLRVRYELLEGQFRPGLPSRDDAITVQTAIAADYRTGPWRLSAELIDARAYVIDAPGAVTTSEVNALELSRASISYGSGPVELTAGRFHLNLGSRRLTGRNAFRNSINSFTGVRLDWRGKANDHLVAFYTLPHTRLPSAKAELIENEVRWDRESFDLTFWGAHYSRPDLFDGITLQANVFGLNERDGENGPTRNRHLFTWGARLHRAPAAGRWDMDLEGAVQSGTVRQSIAASARRQDVRAFFAHAELGFSPVWPGKPRFSALFDLASGDDPRTPESSGRFDTLFGPRRFELGPSGIFGPLARTNLLTAGLRTEIAPAPRWDVMTLWRPAWVHSRRDRFGNNGPVDAQGRSGRFAGHMLEVRLGHWLIDRTLRLEAGAAVLTTGRLLEEAPNATGFGDTRYAYGQMVLNF, encoded by the coding sequence TTGCGCGCATTCGCAATCCTGACGGCGATCACCACGGCCATTTCGGCCGCGCCCGCCCTTGCGCAGCCGGTTCAACCGCCATCCAGCGAGAACCGGAAACCGGATGACGGGGATTCGCTCACTCTCTCGGGCAGCCTGAGGGTGCGTTATGAGCTGCTCGAAGGCCAGTTTCGCCCTGGTCTGCCCTCGCGCGACGATGCCATCACGGTGCAGACCGCGATTGCCGCCGACTACCGCACCGGACCATGGCGACTATCGGCAGAGCTGATCGACGCGCGCGCCTATGTGATCGACGCACCGGGCGCGGTCACGACAAGCGAAGTCAATGCGCTGGAGCTGAGCCGCGCCTCGATCAGCTATGGCTCCGGCCCCGTCGAACTGACCGCAGGCCGCTTTCACCTCAATCTCGGCTCGCGCAGGCTTACAGGGCGCAACGCGTTCCGCAACAGCATCAACAGCTTTACCGGCGTCAGGCTCGACTGGCGCGGCAAGGCCAACGATCATCTCGTCGCTTTCTACACCTTGCCGCACACGCGGCTGCCTTCCGCCAAGGCCGAACTGATCGAAAATGAAGTGCGCTGGGACCGCGAGAGCTTCGACCTCACCTTTTGGGGCGCACATTATTCCCGGCCCGATCTGTTCGATGGCATCACGCTGCAGGCCAATGTCTTCGGTCTGAACGAACGCGATGGCGAAAATGGGCCGACGCGCAACCGCCATCTGTTCACCTGGGGTGCGCGCCTGCACCGCGCTCCTGCGGCGGGGCGATGGGACATGGATCTGGAAGGAGCGGTCCAGTCCGGCACCGTCCGCCAGTCGATCGCTGCGAGCGCGCGGCGACAGGATGTGCGTGCCTTTTTCGCCCATGCCGAGCTGGGCTTCAGCCCGGTCTGGCCAGGCAAGCCGCGCTTTTCGGCGCTGTTCGATCTTGCGAGTGGCGATGATCCGCGCACCCCGGAATCCTCTGGCCGGTTCGACACGCTGTTCGGCCCGCGCCGGTTCGAATTGGGACCCAGCGGCATATTCGGCCCGCTGGCCCGCACCAATCTGCTGACGGCGGGCCTTCGCACCGAGATCGCCCCCGCCCCGCGCTGGGATGTAATGACTTTGTGGCGCCCGGCCTGGGTGCACAGCCGGCGCGACCGCTTCGGCAACAACGGCCCGGTCGATGCGCAGGGCCGATCGGGGCGCTTTGCCGGGCATATGCTCGAGGTGCGGCTGGGCCATTGGCTGATCGACAGGACACTGCGGCTGGAGGCGGGCGCGGCGGTGCTGACCACCGGACGATTGCTGGAAGAAGCGCCCAATGCCACCGGCTTTGGCGACACGCGCTATGCCTATGGCCAGATGGTCCTGAACTTCTGA